One Chryseobacterium indoltheticum DNA segment encodes these proteins:
- a CDS encoding transposase — protein MNHYNEILNYFERRSTNASAESFNAKIKNFRLQLRGVRDKAFFLFRLSKLFA, from the coding sequence ATGAATCATTACAATGAGATTCTCAATTATTTTGAAAGAAGAAGCACGAATGCTTCCGCCGAGTCTTTCAATGCGAAAATAAAAAACTTCAGATTGCAATTAAGAGGTGTGCGGGATAAAGCATTTTTTCTGTTCAGGTTGTCTAAACTTTTTGCATAG
- a CDS encoding DUF3127 domain-containing protein, whose amino-acid sequence MELTGVIKKIGNIQTFGSGFQKREVVIVTEEQFSQTICLELISGKVDIIEPFSEGERAKIGINIKGREWISPQGETKYFNTIEAWKILKIQ is encoded by the coding sequence ATGGAATTAACAGGAGTAATTAAGAAAATAGGCAACATCCAGACATTCGGATCAGGATTTCAGAAAAGAGAAGTTGTAATTGTGACAGAAGAACAATTTTCTCAGACGATTTGTTTAGAGTTAATTTCTGGAAAGGTTGATATTATCGAACCGTTTTCAGAAGGAGAAAGAGCAAAGATCGGAATCAACATTAAGGGAAGAGAATGGATTTCGCCACAGGGAGAAACTAAATACTTTAACACAATTGAAGCATGGAAGATTTTAAAAATTCAATAA
- a CDS encoding DNA cytosine methyltransferase, which translates to MNQELKIIELFSGIGGFSKGLADAGFNITEHYFSEIDKHAIANYKYNFPNAKYIGSVTDISGRDFSGIDIITFGSPCQDFSLAGKREGMDGKRSVLILEAIRLITELRPTVFIWENVKGAFSSNSGADFWGILQAFANIGGYRLEWQLLNTKWFLPQNRERIYLVGHLAESERSFGNVFPISEDNCGINERSGEARSIRTLTAGGNSGGLHSSMTLVCDSCKSRQREKREIMPPLRANTGAGHGNYLLGAIRGRNPDNPTARIVGQKTEQMLEINKEGVSNTLTSVQKDNVVIGIKRDFKGEVGFRIMKDNISPKIQARAREDGSGQPIISYSMGSGKKGRSCINSGRIPEIGNEEHSIRRLTEIECERLQGFPDDWTRYGLYEKQVWINKKEGTFEIVQDVHEIPKTQRYKMLGNAVTRDVVEEIGKRLLKN; encoded by the coding sequence ATGAATCAGGAATTAAAAATAATTGAACTATTCTCCGGGATTGGCGGATTTTCAAAAGGTCTTGCAGATGCAGGATTCAATATTACAGAACATTATTTCAGCGAAATAGACAAACACGCAATAGCAAACTATAAATACAATTTTCCAAATGCAAAATACATCGGGTCAGTTACAGATATTTCCGGAAGAGACTTTAGCGGAATTGACATTATCACTTTCGGATCGCCATGCCAAGATTTCAGCCTTGCTGGAAAAAGAGAAGGGATGGACGGTAAGAGAAGTGTTCTTATCCTCGAAGCCATTAGGCTCATTACTGAGCTCAGACCAACTGTTTTTATCTGGGAAAATGTTAAAGGAGCTTTCTCCTCAAACTCTGGCGCAGACTTTTGGGGCATTCTCCAAGCCTTTGCCAACATTGGGGGTTATCGACTTGAATGGCAATTGCTTAACACAAAGTGGTTTTTACCCCAAAATAGAGAGCGGATATACCTTGTCGGACATCTTGCAGAATCAGAGCGAAGTTTCGGAAACGTATTTCCTATCTCAGAAGACAATTGCGGGATTAATGAAAGGTCAGGCGAAGCCCGAAGTATTCGAACGTTGACAGCGGGTGGAAATTCCGGAGGATTACATTCTTCAATGACATTAGTTTGTGATTCTTGCAAATCCAGACAGCGTGAAAAAAGAGAAATAATGCCTCCGTTACGAGCTAATACAGGTGCCGGGCATGGAAATTATCTACTCGGTGCAATAAGAGGTAGAAATCCAGATAATCCAACAGCAAGAATTGTTGGTCAAAAAACCGAGCAAATGCTTGAGATCAACAAAGAAGGTGTTTCAAATACTTTGACCTCAGTTCAGAAAGATAATGTTGTAATCGGTATCAAAAGAGACTTTAAAGGTGAAGTTGGGTTTAGAATTATGAAAGATAATATTTCCCCAAAAATTCAAGCAAGAGCAAGAGAGGACGGATCTGGTCAGCCTATTATTTCTTATTCAATGGGATCAGGTAAAAAAGGGAGATCATGTATTAATTCTGGTCGGATTCCTGAAATCGGGAATGAAGAACATTCAATTCGCAGACTGACTGAAATAGAATGTGAAAGACTGCAGGGATTCCCGGATGATTGGACAAGGTATGGACTTTACGAGAAGCAGGTTTGGATCAATAAAAAAGAAGGCACTTTCGAAATTGTACAAGATGTACATGAGATTCCAAAAACACAACGATACAAGATGCTTGGAAATGCTGTAACTCGTGATGTTGTAGAAGAAATTGGAAAAAGACTTTTAAAAAATTAA
- a CDS encoding SHOCT domain-containing protein, with protein sequence MGIFIGWFILSLIVAILGYSRKIGFGGALFVSILLSPLIGFIVVLCSQRNSTIEFQKRLLAASEVKEEKKIQSSAHDEIDKILELKSKGIITEGEYQRMKDKIINSI encoded by the coding sequence ATGGGTATTTTTATTGGTTGGTTTATATTATCCCTAATAGTTGCTATTTTGGGTTATAGCAGGAAGATTGGCTTTGGGGGAGCTTTGTTTGTTTCCATATTACTTTCGCCCTTAATAGGATTTATAGTTGTTTTATGCTCTCAAAGAAATTCTACAATAGAATTCCAGAAAAGACTGCTGGCTGCTTCTGAAGTCAAAGAAGAGAAGAAGATACAGTCTAGTGCTCATGACGAAATCGATAAGATTTTAGAACTTAAATCAAAGGGAATAATCACTGAAGGCGAATACCAAAGAATGAAAGATAAAATCATAAACTCAATTTAA
- a CDS encoding DUF6291 domain-containing protein, whose translation MADDKNGFLLYKDLIKTVQKLPMEKAGELFMHILKYVNDENPETNDLLIEVAFEPVKQKLKRDLKKYEETKEKNRENANKRWQKDKPTALNEMPNNATASDCIPEDTKHADSDTVNDSGNDTDTVTDILLEKETKEENLHFPESQDLFSDNEVKTDSEEKPKKVAQKKVFRPPTVQEVQIYCNERKNGISAFSFVNFYQAKDWMIGKNKMKDWQAAVHTWEQKEKENGQSKTAKSLTQAARR comes from the coding sequence ATGGCAGACGACAAAAACGGTTTTCTTCTTTACAAAGATCTTATCAAAACTGTACAAAAATTACCAATGGAAAAAGCCGGGGAATTATTCATGCACATTCTAAAATATGTAAATGATGAAAATCCTGAGACAAATGATTTGCTCATTGAAGTAGCTTTTGAACCAGTAAAGCAGAAATTAAAAAGAGATCTTAAAAAATACGAAGAAACAAAAGAGAAGAACAGAGAAAACGCTAACAAGCGATGGCAAAAGGATAAACCCACCGCATTAAATGAAATGCCAAATAATGCGACCGCATCCGACTGTATACCAGAAGATACCAAACATGCCGATAGTGATACTGTTAATGATAGTGGTAATGATACTGATACTGTAACTGATATTCTTTTAGAAAAAGAAACAAAAGAGGAAAATTTACATTTTCCAGAATCTCAAGATTTATTTTCTGATAATGAGGTAAAAACGGATTCTGAAGAAAAACCCAAAAAAGTTGCGCAAAAAAAGGTATTCCGGCCGCCGACAGTTCAGGAAGTTCAAATTTACTGTAACGAAAGAAAAAACGGAATATCGGCTTTTAGCTTCGTAAACTTTTATCAGGCGAAAGATTGGATGATAGGAAAAAATAAAATGAAAGATTGGCAAGCGGCCGTACATACTTGGGAACAAAAAGAGAAAGAAAATGGACAATCAAAAACAGCAAAATCACTCACGCAAGCAGCCAGAAGATAG
- a CDS encoding peptidoglycan-binding protein LysM — protein MTKLIVITALTIGATILGTNNVQAQNTTATTTVNITLNDVISIDAGSTAIGNTVDFNYATAADYNSDQTITKANSLKVTSTKNFNVKVKAGGANFMNGTNLIPVNVLTIKAAAAAGTMGGTKNAVVLSATDQNLVTNAPLGSALTLNLDYTIPAAKSSSADILGKPAGTYTQTVTYTATAL, from the coding sequence ATGACAAAACTAATTGTAATCACAGCCTTAACTATCGGAGCAACTATATTAGGAACAAACAATGTTCAGGCGCAAAATACAACTGCAACAACTACAGTAAACATTACCCTGAACGATGTGATCTCAATCGACGCCGGAAGTACTGCAATCGGCAATACCGTTGACTTCAACTATGCTACTGCAGCAGACTATAACTCTGATCAAACGATTACTAAAGCAAACTCTTTAAAGGTTACTTCAACCAAGAACTTTAACGTTAAGGTAAAAGCCGGAGGTGCGAATTTCATGAATGGAACCAACTTAATCCCTGTAAATGTTTTGACAATCAAAGCTGCTGCAGCGGCAGGAACAATGGGTGGTACAAAAAACGCTGTCGTTTTATCTGCAACTGATCAAAACTTAGTGACAAATGCACCACTTGGAAGCGCATTAACACTGAATTTGGATTACACAATTCCTGCAGCGAAATCATCATCTGCTGATATTTTAGGTAAACCAGCGGGAACTTACACGCAAACAGTAACTTATACCGCAACAGCTTTATAA
- a CDS encoding peptidoglycan-binding protein LysM, with translation MKKQIAIAALTIGAVVLGTDQVLAQNSEKASTSVNIILADVIAMDIGTVASEGTVDFNYGTTKDYNSSKNVTVPNSLVIISSKNFDVKVKSEGANFVSGANAIPVDILQVKAIPGGSLVGTMNEVTLSTTDQVLVSNASLGSKQSLNIAYSISAEKASKVLLGKPRGTYTQKITYTATAL, from the coding sequence ATGAAAAAACAAATCGCAATCGCAGCATTGACTATTGGAGCAGTCGTTTTAGGAACCGATCAGGTTCTGGCACAAAATTCTGAGAAGGCTAGTACATCAGTAAATATTATTTTAGCAGATGTTATTGCAATGGACATAGGAACTGTTGCTTCAGAAGGCACTGTAGATTTTAATTATGGGACTACAAAAGATTATAATTCATCAAAAAATGTGACGGTTCCAAATAGTTTAGTCATTATTTCCTCCAAAAATTTTGATGTAAAAGTAAAATCTGAAGGCGCAAACTTTGTAAGCGGAGCAAACGCAATTCCAGTGGATATATTACAAGTAAAAGCAATACCTGGCGGAAGTCTAGTAGGAACTATGAATGAGGTCACCTTATCTACAACCGATCAGGTTCTGGTAAGTAATGCAAGTTTGGGTTCCAAACAATCTTTGAATATCGCCTACTCTATTTCGGCGGAAAAAGCATCGAAAGTACTTTTGGGAAAACCACGGGGAACTTACACGCAAAAAATAACTTATACTGCTACTGCTTTATAA
- a CDS encoding phosphoadenosine phosphosulfate reductase domain-containing protein, with translation MIVLTPISGGKDSQAATLWAENKFGLKSLTGVFCDVKWEADETYLHIDYFTQKLGINFKVLTSKKYDGMVDLAVKRGRFPSTTARFCTEELKIFPMIDYILTLEDHIIVVDGIRADESAKRSKMEAECRYFKYYFEPYQTNTMIVESFADKPPVSLNQKKKLKKAQDRLAIGKDDPKYYTYRKKDVIKWCEKYDDSVIRPCFHMTGDEVIYYSLNRGYDINPRYKRGYKRVGCDPCIMEDIPSITLTVKESPSTIIKVKDAELKANSSFFPPDKIPKRYHSKVDKKGKSYPTMGDVERYINDKTATPDMFISDPVFKCRSHYNICE, from the coding sequence ATGATAGTATTAACACCGATTTCAGGAGGAAAAGACAGTCAAGCAGCAACGCTTTGGGCAGAAAACAAATTTGGTTTAAAAAGCCTCACGGGTGTTTTTTGTGATGTCAAGTGGGAAGCTGATGAAACATATTTACATATCGATTACTTTACTCAAAAGCTTGGTATTAATTTCAAAGTATTGACATCAAAAAAATATGATGGAATGGTTGATTTGGCAGTTAAAAGAGGTCGCTTTCCTTCTACTACTGCTCGGTTCTGCACCGAAGAATTAAAGATTTTCCCAATGATTGACTATATATTAACTCTCGAAGATCACATAATTGTAGTTGATGGAATCAGAGCAGATGAGAGTGCAAAACGGTCAAAAATGGAAGCCGAATGTAGATACTTTAAATACTACTTTGAGCCTTATCAAACAAACACGATGATTGTGGAATCATTTGCTGATAAACCTCCAGTATCTCTGAATCAAAAAAAGAAATTAAAGAAAGCGCAAGACCGTTTAGCAATTGGCAAAGATGATCCTAAATATTACACTTATCGAAAAAAAGATGTTATAAAATGGTGTGAAAAGTATGATGACAGTGTGATAAGGCCTTGTTTCCACATGACAGGTGATGAAGTGATTTATTATTCTTTAAATCGTGGGTATGATATTAACCCGAGATATAAAAGAGGTTATAAAAGGGTTGGATGTGACCCATGTATAATGGAAGACATCCCAAGCATTACCCTAACGGTGAAAGAATCACCATCAACAATAATTAAAGTTAAAGATGCAGAACTGAAAGCTAATTCTTCTTTTTTTCCACCTGATAAAATTCCAAAAAGGTATCATAGTAAAGTAGATAAAAAAGGCAAATCATATCCCACAATGGGTGATGTTGAAAGATACATTAATGATAAAACGGCTACACCTGATATGTTTATATCAGATCCTGTATTTAAATGCAGATCACATTATAACATCTGCGAATAG
- a CDS encoding P-loop NTPase family protein gives MDNQKQQNHSRKQPEDSVLVQPRKTKLIEALLGLSDENPIAKKANPILQKYLKEYEEYQKKHVDHLNSLQKKEIEVLPELQPINPESLYDLFIQVFEFVHGKPFVESHNDFGSRKLARTLVSYFIGNKNFYKSPLLNDKSEPNLNKGLAIFGDFGVGKSAVIETFHVIFKTAENNRVIVKDKFGTDQILGRYKLSFGFNTSNSVVQEYEAINRSNKESEKEYKLNLFNKRHHFGYRNYDDIMSERTASNYGKLELFKEIFEERYANKAKTLISLNYHENSLEKTLEVYAEKYGERLYDRFFEMFNIIELRGNSLRK, from the coding sequence ATGGACAATCAAAAACAGCAAAATCACTCACGCAAGCAGCCAGAAGATAGTGTTTTAGTACAACCGAGAAAAACTAAACTTATTGAAGCGCTTCTGGGGTTAAGTGATGAAAATCCAATTGCTAAAAAAGCAAATCCAATTTTGCAAAAATATCTGAAAGAATATGAGGAGTATCAGAAAAAACACGTTGATCACCTTAATTCTTTGCAAAAAAAAGAGATTGAAGTGCTTCCGGAATTACAGCCAATAAATCCTGAAAGCTTGTATGATTTGTTTATTCAGGTTTTTGAATTTGTTCACGGAAAACCATTTGTAGAATCTCACAATGATTTTGGTTCAAGAAAATTAGCAAGAACATTAGTTTCTTACTTCATTGGTAATAAAAACTTTTATAAAAGCCCACTTCTGAACGATAAATCTGAACCAAATTTAAACAAAGGATTGGCTATTTTCGGAGATTTTGGAGTTGGAAAGTCTGCAGTAATTGAAACATTTCATGTGATATTCAAAACAGCAGAAAACAACAGAGTTATTGTGAAAGATAAATTTGGTACCGATCAAATTCTAGGAAGATATAAACTGTCATTTGGTTTTAATACAAGCAATTCCGTAGTGCAGGAATATGAAGCGATAAACAGATCAAACAAAGAATCTGAAAAAGAGTATAAGTTGAATTTATTCAATAAACGCCATCATTTTGGTTATCGCAATTACGATGATATAATGAGCGAAAGAACAGCAAGTAACTACGGGAAATTAGAACTATTTAAAGAGATTTTTGAAGAAAGATATGCGAACAAAGCTAAAACGCTGATCTCCCTTAATTACCATGAGAACAGCTTGGAAAAGACATTAGAAGTTTATGCTGAAAAATATGGAGAAAGACTTTATGATAGATTCTTTGAAATGTTCAACATCATCGAATTACGAGGCAACAGCCTTAGAAAGTGA
- a CDS encoding ISAon1 family transposase: MYGVDGRKFQRQYKQSISNFKNWKQKSHAEDWILYPENLSHHLSLDEVALSDGELYTVLTSKKARGRKGSIVAIIKGTNSDTVIEYLLKINKKLRLNVKGITLDMAGSMKLIAKRCFPNATQIIDRFHVQKLAIEALQELRISHRWEAIEQENNLLMEAKEKKNNPGIETFENGDTRKQLLARSRYLLYKTREKWTASQNQRAEILFSQYPDLEKAYNLSDGLRKIYNQNIQKSVAMLKLAHWFKEVEESRFKAFSVLRKTIMNHYNEILNYFERRSTNASAESFNAKIKNFRLQLRGVRDKAFFLFRLSKLFA; this comes from the coding sequence ATGTATGGCGTGGATGGCAGGAAATTTCAAAGGCAATACAAGCAAAGCATCAGCAATTTTAAAAACTGGAAACAAAAATCACACGCCGAGGATTGGATTCTCTATCCCGAAAACCTCTCACACCACCTATCTCTCGATGAAGTTGCTCTTTCTGATGGCGAATTGTACACTGTTCTGACCTCCAAAAAAGCAAGGGGCAGAAAAGGCAGTATTGTCGCCATTATCAAAGGAACCAACAGTGATACCGTAATAGAATATCTCTTAAAAATCAACAAAAAACTAAGGTTAAATGTAAAAGGAATTACTTTGGATATGGCAGGTTCTATGAAGCTCATCGCCAAAAGATGTTTTCCCAATGCCACACAAATTATCGACCGATTCCATGTCCAGAAATTAGCCATAGAAGCGTTGCAGGAATTAAGGATAAGCCACCGTTGGGAAGCTATTGAGCAAGAAAACAACCTGCTCATGGAAGCAAAAGAAAAGAAAAACAACCCCGGGATTGAAACTTTTGAAAATGGCGATACCCGAAAGCAACTTTTGGCAAGAAGCAGGTATTTACTCTACAAAACCAGAGAAAAATGGACTGCATCGCAAAATCAGCGAGCTGAAATCTTATTCTCGCAATATCCTGATTTAGAAAAAGCGTACAATTTATCTGATGGCTTGAGGAAAATTTACAACCAAAACATTCAAAAATCCGTTGCAATGTTGAAACTGGCACATTGGTTCAAAGAGGTGGAAGAATCAAGATTTAAAGCTTTCTCGGTGCTCAGAAAAACCATAATGAATCATTACAATGAGATTCTCAATTATTTTGAAAGAAGAAGCACGAATGCTTCCGCCGAGTCTTTCAATGCGAAAATAAAAAACTTCAGATTGCAATTAAGAGGTGTGCGGGATAAAGCATTTTTTCTGTTCAGGTTGTCTAAACTTTTTGCCTAG
- a CDS encoding ISAon1 family transposase N-terminal region protein, producing MLNDAELLKLFLPELLIEHFEIVKVEEENKIVHIYFDEKNTAPKEFSSLLLQSKGFVPEITVDDFPLRGKTVKLHIKRRRWTDTKTGNIIQRDWNLIAKGTRMTQDFAEFLKKISRY from the coding sequence ATGTTAAACGATGCCGAACTCCTCAAATTATTTTTACCTGAACTCTTGATTGAGCATTTTGAGATTGTAAAAGTTGAAGAAGAAAACAAAATCGTCCACATTTACTTTGACGAGAAAAATACAGCTCCGAAAGAATTTTCTTCTCTGTTATTGCAGTCAAAAGGTTTTGTTCCGGAAATTACCGTTGACGATTTTCCTCTTCGTGGAAAAACAGTAAAACTCCACATCAAACGCAGAAGATGGACCGATACAAAAACCGGCAACATCATCCAAAGAGATTGGAATCTCATTGCCAAAGGAACCCGCATGACACAGGATTTTGCCGAGTTCTTAAAAAAAATCAGCCGATACTAA
- a CDS encoding helix-turn-helix domain-containing protein — MDSSDLKRLRESLNLSQEDVANITSTSVRTVKSWEYGERNISKSAEKLLRVHCESIENNTHSGNKEKLNFEKQSIEEKLNCLRQDNISLKEKIELLEKKSEIAQEINRVYLKAIMAHLSVGEDLNQELGTLESELKKISSN; from the coding sequence ATGGATAGTTCAGACCTTAAAAGACTTCGAGAAAGTCTCAATTTATCTCAAGAAGATGTAGCAAACATTACATCTACATCGGTAAGAACCGTTAAATCATGGGAGTACGGGGAAAGAAACATCTCTAAATCTGCTGAGAAATTACTTAGAGTTCACTGTGAAAGTATAGAAAATAATACACATAGTGGAAATAAAGAAAAATTAAATTTCGAAAAACAATCTATTGAGGAAAAATTAAATTGTTTACGTCAGGATAATATTTCATTGAAAGAAAAAATAGAATTACTGGAAAAGAAAAGTGAAATTGCACAAGAAATAAACAGAGTTTATTTAAAAGCGATAATGGCACATCTGTCGGTAGGAGAAGATTTGAATCAGGAATTAGGAACACTAGAAAGTGAGCTAAAAAAAATAAGCAGTAATTAG
- a CDS encoding DNA translocase FtsK produces the protein MNKYKSYTAEELEEHNSNYLISSISYSKADQFARNPKAFEMIYLYGYRSKSSSTSVSGKAYHEAHKRYWKAYKVGEILTLPELCEIAYEFIEAIPANEWKTQKTTPTVAEAKIVATKKATQLIENFYTEKSIYEDHIAEILDVEIKITEYLTINGVDIPLPFVMIIDLVFKSKENKIIIVDHKSRISFTDEKEIALVSGDQAITYVKGYEAYSGLFVDEVWFAENKSSKNKDASQMQLKMFPIIMDYDTRILHEVLLYEPIKKMIEAVSDPDFLYIINKSDNYIDLAELLEFWSKTQINEVDEFDIDETKRDLLSKRHRKIRDSSIKTISPKIIKNFQANAASFIQFDLSTANMEPQKKIELILKSFGVHTQVAHTFSGFSSNTFLLEVASGTKMSSVQSYKLEIANALNVPNVRIAKDLKVFEGKAYLEVETGKKKDKFLPWDSTELKGQKVPIGKDNFGETIHWDLDNQSTPFVLVCGAAGSGKSGCLISVTEYIKRIHEVDEIIILDPKFEFSHYANDSKIEVFNDILDIEKRVEAVVDEMNELIKAGKKKKIVIIFDEFADAVANSRKGKDLEIWENVTVGYYKQTSAELFMGLPASPKTKLQKTGTLNSLEENMRIIKQKGRSVGIRGIDATQRASSKIITGDAKVNYSLMICFRVPKEIDSRVVLDDAGAEILTGMGDGLFKSPEYPDLVRFQSFYKQPESA, from the coding sequence ATGAATAAATATAAATCATATACAGCAGAAGAATTAGAGGAGCATAATAGCAACTATCTTATTTCTTCAATCTCATATTCAAAAGCAGATCAATTTGCAAGAAATCCAAAAGCTTTCGAAATGATATATCTGTACGGATACAGATCTAAATCATCATCTACTTCTGTTTCAGGAAAAGCTTATCACGAAGCTCACAAAAGATATTGGAAAGCTTATAAAGTAGGAGAAATTTTAACTCTACCAGAATTATGTGAAATAGCATATGAGTTTATCGAAGCTATTCCTGCAAATGAATGGAAGACTCAAAAAACCACTCCCACAGTTGCTGAAGCTAAAATTGTGGCAACCAAGAAAGCAACACAATTAATCGAAAACTTCTACACAGAAAAATCTATTTACGAAGATCATATTGCTGAGATTCTAGATGTTGAAATAAAAATTACAGAATATCTTACAATTAACGGTGTTGATATTCCTCTTCCATTCGTGATGATCATTGATTTAGTTTTCAAATCGAAAGAAAATAAAATAATCATTGTAGATCATAAAAGTAGAATTTCATTCACTGATGAAAAGGAAATAGCTTTAGTAAGCGGAGATCAGGCAATCACCTACGTGAAAGGATACGAGGCTTACAGCGGTTTATTTGTAGATGAAGTTTGGTTTGCGGAAAATAAATCAAGCAAAAACAAAGATGCTTCACAAATGCAATTAAAGATGTTTCCAATTATCATGGATTATGATACTAGAATTCTTCATGAAGTTTTATTGTATGAGCCAATAAAAAAGATGATTGAGGCTGTTTCTGACCCTGATTTCCTATACATCATAAACAAGAGTGATAATTACATTGATCTGGCTGAATTACTAGAGTTCTGGTCAAAAACACAGATAAACGAAGTAGACGAATTTGATATTGATGAAACTAAAAGAGATCTTTTATCAAAGAGACATCGCAAAATAAGAGATTCATCAATTAAAACAATCAGTCCAAAGATTATTAAAAACTTCCAGGCAAATGCAGCCTCATTTATTCAATTCGATTTAAGCACAGCAAACATGGAACCACAGAAAAAAATAGAACTTATCCTAAAATCATTCGGAGTTCACACACAAGTAGCACATACATTCAGCGGATTTTCTTCTAATACTTTTTTACTTGAAGTAGCTTCTGGAACTAAAATGTCATCAGTTCAAAGTTATAAACTCGAAATAGCGAACGCTTTAAATGTTCCAAATGTTAGGATAGCAAAAGACTTGAAAGTTTTTGAAGGTAAAGCATATCTGGAAGTAGAAACAGGAAAGAAAAAAGATAAGTTTCTTCCATGGGATTCTACTGAATTGAAAGGTCAAAAAGTTCCAATTGGTAAAGATAATTTCGGCGAAACCATTCATTGGGATTTAGATAATCAGTCTACTCCATTCGTTTTGGTTTGCGGTGCTGCCGGTTCCGGAAAGTCTGGATGTTTAATTAGTGTAACGGAATATATTAAACGAATTCATGAGGTTGATGAAATTATTATCCTTGATCCGAAGTTCGAATTCAGCCATTATGCTAACGATTCTAAAATTGAAGTTTTCAATGATATTCTTGATATTGAAAAGAGAGTTGAAGCTGTTGTAGATGAAATGAATGAGCTTATCAAAGCTGGTAAGAAAAAAAAGATTGTAATCATTTTTGACGAGTTCGCCGATGCTGTTGCTAATTCAAGAAAAGGAAAGGATTTAGAAATTTGGGAAAATGTTACAGTAGGATACTACAAGCAAACATCAGCAGAGTTGTTCATGGGGCTTCCTGCAAGTCCAAAAACTAAACTACAGAAGACCGGAACTTTAAACAGTCTTGAAGAAAATATGAGAATCATCAAGCAGAAAGGTAGATCAGTTGGGATCAGAGGAATAGATGCAACACAGAGAGCTTCTTCCAAAATTATCACCGGTGATGCTAAAGTAAATTACTCATTGATGATTTGCTTCCGAGTTCCTAAAGAGATTGACAGCCGTGTAGTGCTGGATGATGCAGGAGCGGAAATTCTAACGGGTATGGGTGATGGATTATTTAAATCGCCTGAGTATCCGGATTTGGTGAGATTTCAATCATTCTACAAACAACCGGAATCAGCATGA
- a CDS encoding Rad52/Rad22 family DNA repair protein yields MNLKDLKKPLQLKWRVKALKPDNKNPKEMVLVPYVDARQVQDRLDDVLEARNWQDDYFEVKGKQFCKIGIKIGEEWIWKGDSGIESHLDPTKGETSDAFKRAAVHWGINRDTYELGEITIKCKVVNELPVPVDSKGNQLSGDTLLAECKRISALKDSELKFDRNVLPLKSAIITEVKKTRSNSRKKAEPLP; encoded by the coding sequence ATGAATCTGAAAGACTTAAAAAAACCGCTACAACTAAAATGGCGAGTGAAAGCTTTAAAGCCGGATAACAAGAATCCAAAAGAAATGGTATTGGTTCCTTATGTAGATGCAAGACAGGTGCAGGATAGATTAGATGATGTTTTAGAAGCTCGTAACTGGCAAGATGATTATTTCGAGGTGAAAGGAAAGCAGTTCTGTAAAATAGGGATTAAAATAGGTGAAGAGTGGATTTGGAAAGGTGACTCTGGAATTGAATCACATTTAGACCCAACGAAAGGCGAAACATCAGATGCTTTCAAAAGAGCTGCAGTACACTGGGGGATCAACCGTGACACGTATGAATTAGGAGAGATTACGATTAAATGCAAAGTTGTGAATGAATTACCGGTTCCGGTTGATTCAAAAGGAAATCAATTGAGCGGAGATACGCTTTTGGCAGAATGTAAAAGAATTTCTGCTTTGAAAGATTCAGAATTGAAGTTTGACAGAAATGTATTGCCTTTAAAATCAGCAATCATTACAGAAGTAAAAAAAACTAGAAGTAATTCGCGTAAAAAAGCAGAACCACTACCATGA